CCTCAGCCTGCCATGGATGGCACCTACCTACGGGACCTACCCTGTCAGCGCTGTCCTTTATATGGACGGCATCCCCGTGAGGACGTTTGATGACGTTATCCACGCCCAGTACAGCGTTATCCCCGTTACCTCAGAGAAGCTGCCGCCCGTTGAGGACGCGTACAGCTACTACCACAATGGAACAGACTTCAGCTGGAGGAACTATTACACGTACTACGACAAGTACGAGCTTGCCATCGGAAACTCCAAGATGTTCTCCAAGGAGAGGGTCTACTTCAAGTTTAACCTGCCTTCTCTCCCCAAAGACGCTGAGGTACTTTCCGCGACCCTTAACGTATACGTCCCCTTCATCTGGGATCTGAAAGTGCCTATGGAGGTAGGTCTCTACGAAGTCCTGGACAACTGGTCCGAAAGCTCCAAGCCGGATTCTGCCCCCGAGCTGGGGGAGATGATATCCCAGACGACCCTCGTCAAGGGCTGGAACCAATGGGACCTCACTGAGTACTTAGAGGGGAGTTATTCCACCGAACTCAACGTTGCACTGAAGCTCATCGACGAGAGTATCGAGAACTACGTGTGGATATACTCAAAGGAGAACCCCACCAACAGGCCATACCTTGAGATCAGCTACAAGCTCCCAGTTGAGATAAAGAACCTGGGCACTGTAACCGCAGTCGTAACCGGAAAAGCAAATGTGTCCTCGGAGGACAGTGCACTTACCGTGAGCGTCGGAGGCGAGGACTACACGTTCGAGCTCAAACCGGGTCTCAGGAACGTCTTCGTTGATGCCAACGCCCTCGAGTCCAGTGAGCCGGCACTGCTCGCCTACTGGAAGGCCCTCGTGAACAACTACAACATCATCAGGAACAGTACCATCCTGTACGGGGCAGTCCACATACTCGAGAGGAACACGACGACCATCACAGTCAACCTCTCAATGTCAGACAGGGGATTCGCCGTCGTAGTGGTTCCGTTTGAGAACGGCACCGTTGCGAGTGTCGTTGTAGAAAAGGACGACGGCAGCTCCTTCGAGCTTAAGGAAAACGACGTTGACAACGGCCTAGGCTACTACTACGTGACTGAGGGTAAGGTATTCGTGGTACTCAAGAAAGACCCAACAGTTATCAGGATAACCATCGTAAACGAGGCAAAGCTTCCGGGAGCTTCACCGTTCATGGCCCTTTACAACATGGCCCTGTACTATTCAATGCATGTGTTCCGCGATGACCCGTACATTGAAGACCTCTACAAGAAATTCACGGACAAGCTTTCAGAACTCCAGAGCTACAACGTGAGTACCGACGTTGTTCCTGTAGATGAGATAACCAAGAAAATGGAGGAGTACCGTGAGTACCGTGACAAGATACCCAGGGACATATTCGACTACCAGAAGAACAAGTATAAGGCTTACCCAGTGTTCATGAGCGCAAAGAAGGCTATGGAGATATCCAAAGACCTAGCAAAGGAGCTTGAGAAGTGGAACTCCATCTTTGACAACGCTCTTGAGAAGATACAGGCAGGGGAAACGAACGTTGAACTTCCAAAGCCCAGGAAAGTCCTTATTGATGCCTCCCACGACCAGTACTACGTCACCCGCGTCGGTGTAAATGGCCTCATTAAGAGGATCAACGACGAACTGAGCTGGGACGTAGAAATCAACGATAAACCGCTGACGTACGAACTCCTGAAGGACTACGATGTCGTGATAATACTCGAACCGAAGGAAGAGTTCACGGACTCAGAAATCAAGGCCCTAAGGGAGTACGTTGAGAACGGCGGAGGGCTAATAATAGCCAGCGACTGGTACAGGTACTTCAGTCCAAGCCTCAACGAGATCCTTAAGGGGTATGGAGCAGCCTTCGAAGAGACCGAGCTTATGGACGATGACACCAACAGCGGAAGGCCATACCACCCGTTCGTGGGCATTTACAACAGAGAATCGCCGATCACCAAGTTTATTCCGGACGGATGGATGACCTACTATCACGGATGCACAGTTAGAGTATCAGGAAACGCGGTTTGGGTCATAAAGGGCTTTGAGACGTCCTACGCAGTTGACCCCAACGGAAACGTGGTTCACGAGAAGGGCAGCACCCCCGTCGTGGCCGCGGCCGTTCAGGCTGGAAAGGGACGTATCGTGGTGTACGGCTCAAGCAGGGCATTCAGCGACAGCTACTACGGCAAGTACATAGCCAGCAACTGGCCCTTCATAAAGGGAGCCCTGCTCTGGCTTGTGGGCGAGATCTGACGCCCCTTTCCTCGTTTTTCATTTACATTTCTCCTATTAGCTAAAGCCTTTATGAGAGATAACTTTACCCAAAAGCCCTCAGATATCCTTCGGAGGGACTAAAATACCAAGCTCTGTGATGATCCCCCGGATGTACCTCCAGGGGGTTACGTCGAAGAGAAAGTTTCTGATTTTGTGACCGTTTTTGACATAGGGCCTCTCCAGAAGCTCAACTTCCCCGCTCGTGAGTTCAGGGTGGAGCTTGAAGCTCTCTGCAGCAACGTAAAACGGTACGTTGTTATCGTAACAAGCCAGTGCCAGGGGGTATGTGCCGGCTTTGTTTATGACCGCACCATCGCGCGTTACGTTGTCGGCACC
The genomic region above belongs to Thermococcus stetteri and contains:
- a CDS encoding DNRLRE domain-containing protein, producing the protein MKRSALMLVALLILSLIPAWAIKPVAAVQTSVQLPPTDDAYVYEKYPDSNYRDKDYIWVGYYNGGEVAFLKFNLSSLPKNAQIQSAEVCLYDYGLYGTPVISAHAVSDDSWTEDTITWNNAPSWDKTAVDTVTLKDRYTFYCWNVTSLAISEFNGDKILSIALVSDNGDSAKFDSKEYSNSTKRPKLEIVYEVPNKPSLIPLVSIQEIQSNTINGDNSTYQGQRVTTGGVVTALTKNGIFIQDGTGPWSGIYVYLGSTPSVNIGDLVQVTGTVKEYYGFTEITDVTKLTKLGTAEVPAPVVLKTGEVAQEQWESVLVKVEDVTVTNPDLGDGEWEIDDGSGPLIVDDLMYKYNAMEGQRLKYVTGIVYYSYGNFKIEPRSADDISEMPKVFVENVTFSRKPYVGEKTNVTLEIKNYDQSEHLVDLVVKTDDEVLYDGHIRVFAGSERNFTTQWTPETPGTHVITAEVYDGDVLVSSYNTEVNVDYGVLLNASLPSAVFVEEPVSLNFTVLNNYTSEKNVTLEVRVQGDLMFKETRTLEGQSAWFLSLPWMAPTYGTYPVSAVLYMDGIPVRTFDDVIHAQYSVIPVTSEKLPPVEDAYSYYHNGTDFSWRNYYTYYDKYELAIGNSKMFSKERVYFKFNLPSLPKDAEVLSATLNVYVPFIWDLKVPMEVGLYEVLDNWSESSKPDSAPELGEMISQTTLVKGWNQWDLTEYLEGSYSTELNVALKLIDESIENYVWIYSKENPTNRPYLEISYKLPVEIKNLGTVTAVVTGKANVSSEDSALTVSVGGEDYTFELKPGLRNVFVDANALESSEPALLAYWKALVNNYNIIRNSTILYGAVHILERNTTTITVNLSMSDRGFAVVVVPFENGTVASVVVEKDDGSSFELKENDVDNGLGYYYVTEGKVFVVLKKDPTVIRITIVNEAKLPGASPFMALYNMALYYSMHVFRDDPYIEDLYKKFTDKLSELQSYNVSTDVVPVDEITKKMEEYREYRDKIPRDIFDYQKNKYKAYPVFMSAKKAMEISKDLAKELEKWNSIFDNALEKIQAGETNVELPKPRKVLIDASHDQYYVTRVGVNGLIKRINDELSWDVEINDKPLTYELLKDYDVVIILEPKEEFTDSEIKALREYVENGGGLIIASDWYRYFSPSLNEILKGYGAAFEETELMDDDTNSGRPYHPFVGIYNRESPITKFIPDGWMTYYHGCTVRVSGNAVWVIKGFETSYAVDPNGNVVHEKGSTPVVAAAVQAGKGRIVVYGSSRAFSDSYYGKYIASNWPFIKGALLWLVGEI